Proteins from one Telopea speciosissima isolate NSW1024214 ecotype Mountain lineage chromosome 1, Tspe_v1, whole genome shotgun sequence genomic window:
- the LOC122643690 gene encoding transcription repressor OFP8-like, whose protein sequence is MSSSSIPNTKKNIIGNTVAVKLGCGCRRPKLADVFRPRPKSKISSDHHHRILDVHHGSASSTSSSTSSCERAGGFSNNGDDETTTTTSFSAQYLDTTPPTHSEAEREETHCNVTKATSTTNCSSEDSKTVKGFGRISESVAVVKDSDDPYLDFRQSMLQMILEKEIYSKEDLRDLLDCFLQLNSPYHHEIIVRAFSEIWNGVFSVSTPGSSSSTQTLPL, encoded by the coding sequence ATGTCTTCCTCTTCCATACCCAACACGAAAAAGAATATCATTGGGAACACAGTAGCAGTGAAGTTAGGGTGTGGCTGTCGAAGGCCAAAGCTCGCTGACGTGTTCAGGCCAAGGCCAAAGTCCAAAATATCTTCTGATCATCATCACCGGATACTCGATGTCCACCATGGCTCcgcctcctccacctcctcctccacctcctcctgcGAGAGAGCCGGTGGATTTTCGAACAACGGAGACGAtgaaaccaccaccaccacctccttctCAGCTCAATACCTCGACACCACACCTCCCACCCATTCCGAAGCTGAACGAGAAGAAACCCATTGCAACGTTACAAAAGCAACATCAACAACGAATTGTTCATCAGAAGATTCAAAGACGGTTAAAGGGTTCGGGAGAATCAGTGAGAGTGTGGCTGTGGTGAAGGATTCAGACGATCCCTATCTCGATTTCCGGCAATCGATGCTTCAAATGATTCTTGAGAAGGAGATTTACAGCAAAGAAGATCTTAGGGATCTCCTCGATTGTTTCTTGCAATTGAATTCTCCATACCACCATGAGATCATAGTCCGAGCTTTCTCTGAGATCTGGAATGGCGTCTTCTCTGTTTCGacacccggttcatcaagtTCAACCCAGACTCTGCCTCTCTGA